The following proteins come from a genomic window of Kwoniella shandongensis chromosome 7, complete sequence:
- a CDS encoding protein BFR2 encodes MSLTLAQQLKQLSSSTPANTTADPESAYANLDSNAREEKEDGEGREHYLDVGPSRLRMELGGDGGGGTLGGVKYEGVKMGRRRIFDDESEEESGEEGALEGEGSEDDEDEGEEDEEEEDEEEEEDEDEAEEEADEEDEDEEEEEEEEDAKPTPKANGSKQSLDPVASLRDSRMKDIEKGRAIKRQKALFESLITLRITFQKALSASQTLPTTLPSDNPAGELSQKKSDLLRSLGDLNERLFTLRETVVLPGSEDEAKLGQKRKRTEGDEVLNEEYWVHAAKDSLSLVDQAHPHVLPILNKWSSKIQAASLQLGSKQAGGSKFLQTVKSGAGGVVEAIENGLNNKRDAEKTLMESEEAGYRALLREVIESRTGSGPAADLTHLRKEKKKKREAERGGSKGRKLRYTVHEKAQNFTVPIPLSQGWHEEQVDELFSSLFGGVGMKGAVAESGVGVDAGVINGDDGLKGLGGLRVF; translated from the exons ATGTCGCTCACACTCGCTCAACAACTAAAacaactctcttcttctacaCCGGCCAACACCACCGCCGATCCCGAATCCGCTTATGCCAATCTCGACTCTAACGCccgagaggagaaagaagatggggaagggagagaacaTTATTTGGATGTCGGTCCTTCGAGATTGAGAATGGAGTTGGGAGGTgacggaggtggtggtactTTGGGTGGGGTTAAATATGAGGGTGTGAAgatgggacgaagaaggatattcgacgatgagagtgaggaggagagcggagaagagggcgcactggaaggagagggcagtgaagatgatgaagatgaaggtgaagaggacgaggaagaggaagacgaagaagaggaagaggatgaggatgaggcagaggaggaagccgatgaggaagacgaagacgaggaggaagaagaagaagaggaagatgcgaaACCTACACCCAAAGCCAACGGCTCAAAACAATCCCTGGATCCTGTCGCTTCATTGCGTGACTCTCGTATGAAAGATATCGAGAAGGGACGTGCGATCAAACGACAAAAG GCGCTTTTTGaatccctcatcaccctccgAATTACATTCCAAAAAGCCCTCTCCGCATCCCAGACTCTTCCCACCACATTACCATCAGACAACCCAGCTGGCGAGCTCTCGCAGAAGAAGTCGGATCTCCTACGAAGTCTTGGCGACTTGAATGAAAGGCTGTTCACTCTCAGAGAGACTGTCGTCCTTCCTGGGTCTGAGGACGAGGCAAAGTTGGGtcaaaagagaaagaggacagaaggggatgaagtgCTAAATGAGGAATATTGGGTTCATGCGGCGAAAGATTCTCTGTCTTTGGTCGACCA AGCACATCCCCACGTTCTGCCAATCTTGAATAAATGGTCGAGCAAAATCCAGGCCGCTTCGTTACAACTTGGCTCCAAACAAGCGGGAGGAAGTAAATTCTTGCAAACTGTCAAAAGTGGTGCGGGCGGTGTCGTAGAGGCCATCGAGAACGGCTTGAataacaag AGAGATGCTGAGAAGACTTtgatggagagtgaagaagcggGATACAGAGCTTTGTTGAGAGAAGTGATTGAGTCAAGGACTGGGTCTGGACCTGCTGCAGATCTGACACATCtcagaaaggagaagaagaagaagcgtgAGGCAGAGCGGGGTGGTAGTAAAGGACGTAAACTGAG ATATACGGTGCATGAGAAAGCTCAGAACTTCACAGTTCCTATCCCTCTTTCTCAGGGATGGCACGAAGAGCAGGTTGACGAGTTgttctcctctctcttcggAGGTGTAGGTATGAAAGGTGCTGTTGCTGAGAGTGGTGTCGGAGTGGATGCTGGCGTTATCAACGGAGATGATGGTCTGAAGGGGCTTGGAGGTCTGAGGGTGTTTTAG